ATCTCAAGATCGTTCGAGTGGTGCCCGCGTCGCGCGGTCGTCCACCGTTATTCGAGAACTGATCCTGAACGCCGCTCGGCAGTGCTTCGCCGAGGGCGGCCTGGCCGGCACGACAACCCGGCAGATCGCGGCCAGGGCCGACGTGGTCGAGAACCTTATCTTCAAACATTTCGGCACGAAGTCTCGGCTCTTCGACGAA
Above is a genomic segment from Mycobacteriales bacterium containing:
- a CDS encoding helix-turn-helix domain-containing protein, whose translation is MATPPGSQDRSSGARVARSSTVIRELILNAARQCFAEGGLAGTTTRQIAARADVVENLIFKHFGTKSRLFDE